One window of Chamaesiphon minutus PCC 6605 genomic DNA carries:
- a CDS encoding DUF2252 domain-containing protein, translating into MDDRLDNSKSRDVWGLIREFNAGRDPMMLERKYNKMRKNALSFFRGTCHLFYRDLPVTSSLNLAPHAWICGDLHLENFGAYKGDDRQIYFGINDFDEGMLAPCTWDVARLVTSIFLAAESLSLDCAEGERLAEVYLNRYAATLRSGSIRAIVADNAFGIVAELLKKIGRRKRQELLDERTELIGDRRQLKFDDDKILKIDRDKYELVRQVIFDWAQTQDRADFFEVLDIGFRVAGNGSLGLDRYLILVAGKGSPERNYLLDFKQQPLYVLPTFLSDVQPQWENSATRVMKVQQLVQSAPPALLAAIDFNNSSYLLRELQPTQDKIELKDANIGIDRLETLVATMAEVTAFAQLHSSGKLGAAIAQELLDFGENLDWQQDVLIYANNYARQVHSDYQDFCQVTLEQ; encoded by the coding sequence ATGGACGATCGTTTAGATAATAGTAAATCTAGAGATGTTTGGGGATTAATTCGAGAGTTTAATGCAGGGCGCGATCCGATGATGCTGGAGCGCAAGTATAATAAAATGCGTAAAAATGCTTTGTCATTTTTTAGAGGGACGTGCCATCTATTTTATCGAGATTTACCTGTAACGTCTAGTCTAAATTTAGCTCCACATGCATGGATTTGTGGGGATTTACATTTAGAAAATTTTGGAGCTTATAAAGGCGACGACCGTCAAATTTATTTTGGTATTAACGATTTTGATGAAGGGATGCTGGCTCCTTGTACTTGGGATGTCGCGCGATTGGTAACAAGTATATTTTTAGCAGCAGAAAGTTTATCATTGGATTGTGCCGAGGGCGAGCGATTGGCAGAGGTTTATTTGAATAGATATGCGGCGACACTTCGCTCTGGCAGTATTCGTGCGATCGTCGCAGACAATGCCTTTGGCATTGTTGCAGAATTACTCAAAAAGATCGGTCGTCGCAAACGCCAAGAGTTATTAGACGAACGGACTGAGTTAATTGGCGATCGGCGTCAGCTAAAATTTGATGATGATAAAATCTTAAAGATCGATCGAGATAAATACGAGCTAGTCCGTCAGGTAATTTTTGATTGGGCACAAACTCAAGATAGAGCGGATTTTTTTGAAGTTTTAGATATCGGATTTCGCGTTGCAGGTAACGGGAGTTTAGGACTCGATCGGTACTTAATTTTAGTCGCAGGTAAGGGTTCGCCAGAGCGCAACTATCTACTCGATTTCAAACAGCAGCCGCTCTATGTCTTGCCAACATTTTTAAGTGACGTTCAACCCCAGTGGGAAAATTCGGCAACCAGAGTCATGAAGGTACAACAATTAGTGCAATCGGCACCGCCAGCGTTACTCGCTGCAATTGATTTTAATAATAGTAGCTATTTATTAAGGGAACTCCAACCCACGCAAGATAAAATTGAATTAAAAGATGCTAACATCGGGATCGATCGACTCGAAACATTAGTCGCGACCATGGCTGAAGTCACGGCGTTTGCACAGCTTCATAGTAGTGGTAAATTAGGCGCGGCGATCGCTCAAGAGCTACTCGATTTTGGCGAAAATCTAGATTGGCAACAAGATGTGCTAATTTATGCTAATAATTATGCTAGGCAAGTTCACAGCGATTATCAGGATTTTTGTCAGGTAACTTTAGAGCAATAA
- the coaE gene encoding dephospho-CoA kinase (Dephospho-CoA kinase (CoaE) performs the final step in coenzyme A biosynthesis.), with the protein MRLIGITGGIGTGKSTVTNYLHSRYHLPILDADIYARAAVAVGSPILTAIGQRYGDDILRSDGTLDRPQLGEIIFNNPVERQWLESQIHPYVRHCFDREISRLQPDATAVLAIPLLFEAKITDLVTEIWVVSCDLSTQIERVMQRDLIDKTAAIKRIESQMPLAEKMALADVNLDNSTNITDLERQIDLKISNSI; encoded by the coding sequence ATGCGTCTAATTGGAATTACTGGCGGCATTGGCACAGGCAAAAGTACAGTTACCAACTACTTGCACTCAAGATATCACTTGCCAATTTTGGATGCAGATATCTATGCGCGAGCGGCTGTCGCAGTTGGTTCGCCCATTTTAACAGCGATCGGTCAACGTTATGGTGACGATATCTTGAGATCGGATGGAACACTCGATCGTCCCCAATTGGGCGAAATTATCTTTAACAATCCAGTCGAGCGGCAATGGTTAGAATCACAAATTCATCCCTATGTCCGCCATTGCTTCGATCGAGAAATTAGTCGCCTCCAGCCAGATGCCACCGCCGTACTCGCAATTCCATTGCTATTTGAAGCCAAAATCACCGATCTAGTCACAGAGATTTGGGTAGTTAGTTGCGATCTGTCTACCCAGATCGAGCGGGTGATGCAGCGCGATCTCATCGACAAAACAGCCGCCATCAAGCGCATCGAGAGTCAGATGCCGCTTGCCGAAAAAATGGCCCTAGCAGATGTTAATCTAGATAACTCAACAAATATAACAGATTTGGAACGCC